Within the Flavobacterium sp. CG_23.5 genome, the region GGAGCTGGAAGGGGTGATTTGGCTGTAAATGCTAATAATCATTTTGGAATAAAATGCCATGAAGATTGGAGAGGCGATACCATAAGACATGATGATGATTCAGATCAGGAATGCTTCAGAAAGTATGATAATGTATCGGAATCTTTCAAAGATCACGCCTTGTTTTTAACCAGTAGAGGGAGATATTCTAATTTGTTTGCCTTGTCAAAAGGAGATTACAAAGGATGGGCAAGAGGATTAAGAACAGCAGGCTATGCAACAGATCCTAAATATCCTAATAAATTGATTTCCTATATCGAGCGTTACAATTTACAACAATATGACAGTGAAGTGTTAGGAATCGAATATAAAGCAATTGAAAAGCAATTAACAGCCAAAATTCCTATGGAGGCGATAAAGAATACAAGTCGGGAAGTAACTTCATATCAGGTTCAAAAAGGCGATACGCTTTATTCTATTTCCAAAAAATTTAACTTAGTACTTGAGGAACTAAAACACAAAAACAATCTTAGGGACAATTCCGTTTCAGTCGGGCAACAACTGAAAATCTAAAATTATAAATTTAAAATTTAAAATGTTATATACAAGAAGTAGTCAGCTTTTTGCTGAAGCAGAAAAAGTAATTCCTGGAGGTGTAAATTCGCCCGTAAGAGCCTTTAAAGCAGTGGGTGGAACCCCAATTTTTGTCAAAAGTGCCAAAGGTGCTTATTTGTATGATGAAGATGGAAATCGCTTAATTGATTACATTAATTCATGGGGGCCAATGATTTTAGGCCATGCTTATGAACCGGTTGTACAAGCCGTAATTGAAAAAGCAAAATTAGGAACATCTTTTGGAATGCCTACAGAATTAGAAACGCAAATTGCAGCCTTAGCCGTTTCTATGGTTCCAAATATTGATAAGATAAGATTCGTAAATTCTGGGACTGAAGCTTGTATGAGCGCCGTAAGACTGGCTCGCGGATTTACCAAAAAAGATAAAATAATTAAATTTGCAGGTTGCTATCACGGCCATTCTGATTCTTTCCTGATTCAGGCGGGAAGTGGTGCAATTACTTTCGGGTCACCAAACAGTCCTGGAGTTACTGCTGGTACCGCAAAGGATACGTTATTAGCAAAATACAATGATTTAGAAAATGTTGCCACATTAATTGAAGCTAATAAAAACGAGATTGCCGCGATTATCGTTGAACCTGTTGCAGGGAATATGGGTTGTATTCCGCCTAATAGAGGTTTTTTAGAAGGCTTACGCCAATTGTGTACAGACAATGATATTCTATTAATTTTTGATGAAGTAATGACGGGATTCAGACTCGCAAGAGGAGGAGTTCAGGAATTGCTGAATGTGAATGCCGATATGGTGTGCTTCGGGAAAGTAATAGGAGGAGGATTGCCGGTAGGAGCATTTGCTGCCCGCGCAGAAATTATGAATTATCTGGCTCCATTAGGACCGGTTTATCAAGCGGGAACATTGTCAGGAAATCCATTAGCAATGGCTGCGGGACTGGCAATGTTACAAGCGTTAGATGCTGATCGAGCAATTTTTAAAAGATTAGAAGAAAAAACTGCTTATTTGGCCGCAGGAATCGACAAAGTATTGAAAGCGAACAACGTTGTTTTTACAATCAATAGGATTGGATCTATGATTTCAGTTCATTTTGACGAGGCTCCGGTAGTTGATTTTCAAACGGCTGCGAAAGGAGATAATGAAACCTTCAAAAAATTCTTCCATGGTTTATTGCAAGAAGGGATTTATATCGCCCCATCGGCTTATGAGACTTGGTTTATTACTGATGCATTATCTTATGAAGATTTAGATTTTACCATTCAAGCAGTAGACAAAGTTTCCAAAACATTTTAAACGAAAAAAAGACCCAAATTTGGGTCTTTTTTTATGAAATAAGATGAAATATTTCAAGTAAATGGATTATTTTTTGTCCTCCATATTTGCTGGTTTCCCGTTTTTATGGCGCATCATTCTGTTTTTCATTCCGTGATGTCTTTTCCCTTTCATGTCTTCCCATTTTTTAAATTGTTCTTGATTAAGAATTTTTTTCATTCTTTCTTTCATAACAATTTGTTCATCTAACATCTTGTTTTTTCTTGCAAACAGTTCATCAGAAGTGAGTTTTTTACCAGCCTCTTTATTGGCTTTCATTTCCATCATTCTTGCTTCTCTTTTGGCACTATTCTCAGCAATGATTTTACCCATTTCTTTTTGTTGTGAAGCATTTAAATCCAACTCCAATGTCATTTTTTTTAACATCAGTTGATTTCGCTGTTCTGGAGTAAATTTTTCCATTTCAGCTCTATCATGTCTTTTACCTGTTTCTTTTTTGTCTTGAGCAAAGCTTGTCATTCCAACAATTAACAATGCAGCAATAATTAATCTTTTCATTTTTATTGTTTTTAAATTATACTAATAAGACGAGGATAGTTAAGTAAGGTTTAATTGTTAACAAAAGTTTATAGTTTCTATTCTTGAAGAATTCCCATTGACTAGTCTCATAAAACAGTGTGGTTTTCAATGAAGTAAATAGTACTTCATGATATTTATCAGTTTTTAAACTGTTTTGTTTATCGAATTTTGTGCTTTGTTTAATAAATCATCAAACGCATGAAAACAACTAAACCGTTACATACTTTCCATATACCAGTGATGGGACTTGCTTACACCATAGACAGTCCAATTCGCGTGGCAAAATATGGTATATCCTCTGTGATTTCGATTATAGACGATGATCTTATCGAAAAAATGAATGCTTTTTACAGCGAAAAATTTAGTCTTCCGTATCAGGAGATTTCTCAAAAAATGCACGATTATAGGGCAGAGCGTATTACGTCGTATCTAAATTTGGTTGACAAAATCGTAAAAGATAAATTCGAGAATTTCAAGAATGAACTGGCTGAAAGTAAATTGGCATTAGAGAATTATATCGCCATGTTACCGAACAAATCCGAGATCAAAAAAGGACTTCAGCATCTAATGGATGACGGAATTACTTTTAAGGAAAATATCAAGAATTATCTTGAAAAAAACTTGATTGTAGGTGAGATTGATGTCAATATCATGACCAAGGTCGATAAGGATAATTTCATTAAGGACGAACAATTACCAGTAGCTTTCAATGATGCTCATGCTTCACTTCGTGGTTTTGCTAATAGCACGTTGACTTCTTCGGTGGTGCTTTCAGCAGGTATGAATCCTAGACTGTACAGTTATTTTGAGAACTTCGATGTCTTTTTTCCAGACAACACCAATACTTTGAAGAAGAAAATTATTCTAAAAGTGAGTGATTTCCGTTCGGCGATGATACAAGGGAATTTTTTGGCCAAAAAAGGACTTTGGGTTTCTGAATACCGAATCGAATCCGGATTGAATTGTGGTGGACATGCTTTTGCTACTGAGGGATTTTTGTTAGGTCCAATTTTGGAAGAGTTCAAGAATAAAAAAGAGCAATTGATTCAGTCGGCACATGATTTAATGGTGAAGGCGCTGGCGCAAAAGGGAATGCACGTTCCTGAAAATCCATTGGAATTAAAAATTACCGTTCAGGGTGGCGTGGGTACAGCCGAAGAGCACGACTTTTTATTGGATTATTATCATGTGGATTCTGTGGGTTGGGGTTCTCCATTTTTATTGGTTCCCGAAGCTACTTCTGTTGATCAAGCCACAAGGGAATTATTGGCAAAAGCCAAAGAAGAAGATTTGTATTTGAGTCATATTTCTCCTTTGGGAATTCCATTTAACACCTTAAGAGGAACAACGAATGAGCATTTAAAACTAAAACGTATTCATGATAATAATGCGGGAAGTTCTTGTCCTAAAAAGTTTTTGGCGTTAAGCAAAGAATATGGGGCTAAAGGAATTTGTTCTGCTTCCAAAAAATTTCAGGATTTAAAATTGGAGGAGTTGGACACCAAGAAAGATACTTTGACTGCCGAAATGTTTGAAAATGCAAAAAATAAAATCACCGAAAAATCGTGTCTTTGTGTTGGTTTAGCCAATGCTTCCTATCTGGAAAATGAGATCAAGATTAAAGGACAGGCGCAAGGTGTAGTCATTTGTCCGGGACCTAACATGGCTTATTTTGACCATGAAGTTTCACTTTCTAAAATGGTGCAGCATATTTATGGAAACACTTCGGTATTGAATGTTAAAAACCGTCCGAATATGTTTGTGAAAGAATTGAAAATGTATGTGGATTATTTGAAAAATGAAATCGCAACTGTTTCTGCCGAAATAACTGCCCCGCAAATTAAAAAATGGAATTCCTTTAAAAATAATTTGATAGAAGGAATTGGGTACTATCAATCCTTATTTTCTTCTTCATTTTCTTCTCAAACCAATGTTAATAGTATTCATTTGCTAGACTTTTATAAAGAGGAATTGTTTGGAATAAAAATTCCTGAACTGGAATTGGTTTAAATAGAAATCGGCTTGAAATTATTCAAGCCGATTTTTTATTTCCTAATAATGAATTAATGTTTTTATTATTTATCCTTTCGCAAAAGTAATCTTAGAAATGCAATGCAAACCCAATATTAAATTGTAAACTGTTGTCGTAATATTGTTTATGTGTAGCCATATTATAGCGAATTCCAGGTTCAATACTTACATTTTTTCCTAAAAATAAGGCGTAACCTACTTGAGCACCAACATATGTTGGATTAGCATCTGCATTACCAAAACCTACACCGT harbors:
- a CDS encoding glucosaminidase domain-containing protein; the protein is MFKKIILILILITLVGCNAAKPVVITTKKMPLNQKKVIVHTTKVTKVTKAPIATKTIAAKAIVTKTALKKPVVENQPEQEYPNQITEVIVSTSQTVVSSDVVVNYVAQFKNVAMDNMRIYGIPASIVLAQGILESGAGRGDLAVNANNHFGIKCHEDWRGDTIRHDDDSDQECFRKYDNVSESFKDHALFLTSRGRYSNLFALSKGDYKGWARGLRTAGYATDPKYPNKLISYIERYNLQQYDSEVLGIEYKAIEKQLTAKIPMEAIKNTSREVTSYQVQKGDTLYSISKKFNLVLEELKHKNNLRDNSVSVGQQLKI
- the hemL gene encoding glutamate-1-semialdehyde 2,1-aminomutase, with the translated sequence MLYTRSSQLFAEAEKVIPGGVNSPVRAFKAVGGTPIFVKSAKGAYLYDEDGNRLIDYINSWGPMILGHAYEPVVQAVIEKAKLGTSFGMPTELETQIAALAVSMVPNIDKIRFVNSGTEACMSAVRLARGFTKKDKIIKFAGCYHGHSDSFLIQAGSGAITFGSPNSPGVTAGTAKDTLLAKYNDLENVATLIEANKNEIAAIIVEPVAGNMGCIPPNRGFLEGLRQLCTDNDILLIFDEVMTGFRLARGGVQELLNVNADMVCFGKVIGGGLPVGAFAARAEIMNYLAPLGPVYQAGTLSGNPLAMAAGLAMLQALDADRAIFKRLEEKTAYLAAGIDKVLKANNVVFTINRIGSMISVHFDEAPVVDFQTAAKGDNETFKKFFHGLLQEGIYIAPSAYETWFITDALSYEDLDFTIQAVDKVSKTF